From the genome of Maniola hyperantus chromosome 9, iAphHyp1.2, whole genome shotgun sequence:
ACGGCCGGTTCGTAGCACCAGTGTGGTGTCTCTGGAAATGACGTTGAACCGCAGCTTTAAACTTGGACATATAATTGCACATGTGGCATAGGAACGGCTTCTCCTTATCATCCGACTCCAGAACTTGGATGCTGTTCCAATCTAAGCAGTTTGGGTCTAGATTATACTGGTTCGGTGCCTGCTTGTGCTCATTAATATCACTAACTAGATGACCGGCTTTCTCTTCTGTTTCTAGCGATGCTTGTTCTAATTCTGGCTTATTGTTGAGAAAACCGTTGCCATAAATCTTATCATAATGGGAGACCTTGTGTTTTTTACTCTCGCACATATAAAAGGTCTCAAATTCACAATGCGTGCATTTTATTGGCTGCTCCTGTCTGCTTCTCTGTTTGTGAACGTTCAACCTCCAACGAACTAGAGTTGCAAAGTCACACATATCACACTTGTTAGCTCTTTCCGTGACCTCATTGTGAATTTTGGAGAGATGTCTCGTGATGTGACCTTCGAATTTAGTCACGAAAGGACATTTATCACATTTGTAGAACATTCCCTCGTTGTGGACTTTGCTGTGTTTGAGGAAGTTGTGTCGGTACGCGGTGGCGTAGTCACAATGCCTGCATTTGAACTGTTTCTCTAACTTGTGTTTCCGTTTGTGAGCATTCAGATTCCACTTGAAGTATGACGTGTATTCGCAGCTGTCACATTGGTGGAGAGGCATGGTCTGCTTCTGTTCATCGGTGAGGGTCCTGGGTTCTCGCTCCGTGTGCTTGATGGTGATGTGTCGCTGCAGAGCTGTGGTGTACTTGGTAGTGTAGGGGCACTGGTCGCAGGCGAAGGGCTTGGAGTCGCTGTGGCCGGCGACATGGGCCTGCAAACAGTTCTTGTATGCGGTGGTGTAGTCACATTCGGGGCAGTTGAGAATTTTGTTTGACTTTTTTCTCTTGtactttttcttatttttcgaAGATCtgtaaacaaaaatttaattgtaaagCTATAGCCTATTGATTAGATAAAAAAAGATTTGTTTTATGTACCCAACTTATGGCCTTTTGAAACAGAAAAGGGGATTTTAATAAGAGTTACCTTATGCTTATCAAAAGGTTGGCTGAgttatatccatatccatactaatccatactaatattataaatgtgaaagtgtgtctgtctgtctgtctgctagcttttcacggctcaaccattcaacccATGTtaactaaatttggtacagagatagcttgcatgccggggaaggacattttatcacggaaaattaaagttctAGTGGGATttcaaaaagctaaatccatgcgaacaagtcgcgggcatcatctagtctagtattaaataaaatttaaaattcatgagTTTTCCACATGCTTTCAAGAAAACCTTATCAAGATACCTGCATAATATATTGGGGGGAAAACTACAGTTTTAGTCCACCAACACACATAGAAGCTCTAAACTTCTTTTGCCTTCTTGATCTAACAT
Proteins encoded in this window:
- the LOC117985488 gene encoding zinc finger protein 761-like; protein product: MDDQVAENVSKVETESEEEDTIVHTEEQDADMMSMFASVWVKVEVDGDETSDSAGRHKKSSKNKKKYKRKKSNKILNCPECDYTTAYKNCLQAHVAGHSDSKPFACDQCPYTTKYTTALQRHITIKHTEREPRTLTDEQKQTMPLHQCDSCEYTSYFKWNLNAHKRKHKLEKQFKCRHCDYATAYRHNFLKHSKVHNEGMFYKCDKCPFVTKFEGHITRHLSKIHNEVTERANKCDMCDFATLVRWRLNVHKQRSRQEQPIKCTHCEFETFYMCESKKHKVSHYDKIYGNGFLNNKPELEQASLETEEKAGHLVSDINEHKQAPNQYNLDPNCLDWNSIQVLESDDKEKPFLCHMCNYMSKFKAAVQRHFQRHHTGATNRPYKCINCDFSTKTKDQIALHNKRSLSDKILFCGICSFTTNFKCQFVMHQKCHYAYKCTICPYSCRHKYELQKHFATMHLGNGLKCSYCDYRAARKESLLCHETIHTGIKPFKCTHCPYMSVRKCLLDCHLKRYHSEIKQDITIVSEDKIESLKVPLPELIGDHMDPKLLSSLKDIKEKIGWKDSREMEVIKEKLEIMSDVFE